The following coding sequences lie in one Euhalothece natronophila Z-M001 genomic window:
- the secE gene encoding preprotein translocase subunit SecE encodes MAKAKKEQKKSKRPEGNVKEAREAEEKFDLVEFLKGTKDELGKVVWPSRKQLISESAGVILMVTLVATIVYLFDNLFIWIAGQVF; translated from the coding sequence GTGGCAAAAGCAAAAAAGGAGCAGAAAAAAAGCAAGCGCCCCGAGGGAAACGTCAAAGAAGCTAGGGAAGCAGAAGAAAAATTTGACCTAGTCGAGTTCTTAAAAGGAACGAAAGACGAACTCGGGAAAGTTGTCTGGCCCAGTCGCAAACAGCTAATTAGTGAATCAGCAGGGGTAATTCTCATGGTGACCCTTGTTGCCACAATTGTTTACTTATTTGACAATCTATTTATTTGGATTGCAGGACAGGTGTTTTAA
- the rplL gene encoding 50S ribosomal protein L7/L12 produces MSAKTDEILEQLKTLSLLEASELVKQIEEEFGVDASAPAGGGMMMAAAPGAGGGGEEAAEEQTEFDVVLDEVPSDKKIAVLKIVRGITGLGLKEAKGLVEETPKALKEGIAKEEAEDMKSQLEEAGAKVTVK; encoded by the coding sequence ATGTCTGCAAAAACGGATGAAATTCTCGAACAGTTAAAAACTCTTTCTCTCTTAGAAGCCTCGGAATTGGTCAAACAGATTGAAGAGGAATTTGGTGTTGATGCCTCAGCGCCCGCAGGTGGTGGCATGATGATGGCAGCTGCTCCCGGTGCTGGTGGCGGTGGCGAAGAAGCTGCAGAAGAGCAAACTGAGTTTGATGTGGTGCTTGATGAAGTTCCCTCTGATAAGAAAATTGCTGTTCTCAAGATCGTTCGCGGTATCACTGGCTTAGGCTTGAAAGAAGCAAAAGGCTTAGTGGAAGAAACTCCGAAAGCACTCAAAGAGGGCATTGCCAAAGAGGAAGCAGAAGATATGAAATCTCAGCTAGAAGAAGCTGGTGCTAAGGTTACCGTTAAGTAG
- the rplS gene encoding 50S ribosomal protein L19, which yields MNAQDIIRSIEQEQMKTDLPTIHVGDLVRVGVLIQEGGKTRTQPFEGTVIAKRHGGINETITVRRVFQGIGVERVFLLHSPRVKDIKIIRRGKVRRAKLYYLRDRVGKATRVQERFDRKT from the coding sequence ATGAATGCTCAAGATATAATCCGCTCTATTGAACAAGAGCAGATGAAAACTGATCTGCCTACGATTCACGTCGGTGATCTCGTTCGCGTCGGCGTTTTAATTCAAGAAGGTGGAAAAACTCGTACCCAGCCCTTTGAAGGCACTGTGATTGCTAAACGTCACGGTGGCATTAACGAAACAATTACTGTTAGACGAGTGTTTCAAGGGATTGGCGTAGAACGAGTATTTTTACTGCATTCTCCTCGCGTAAAAGATATTAAAATCATTCGTCGGGGTAAAGTAAGACGGGCGAAATTGTATTATCTGCGCGATCGCGTAGGTAAAGCTACCCGTGTTCAAGAACGCTTTGATCGTAAAACTTAG
- a CDS encoding ABC transporter permease family protein, producing MLKSARSRISDWNPQLVREIKGRWKGRNLIIAVGASVFAQLSTYLVFNERIPSQAGRIHRYCVGTPPEDSISPAQFHNPPSNYCSENGAGEIITNWQLWWLDLFTFLSVSFLIILLVAGTYLLITNLAQEEQKGTLKLVRLSPRSVGNLLVGKMLGTPILVYSAIFLALPLQFMAGVSAGIPISLIFGFYVVVIASCAFFYSVALLYGLVSTGLGNYQAWLGTGTMFCFLIFATHLGLDNHLVNHNTLDWLVLFYPGKILPYLIGQTPHSLGTIGYFHLKEMASLTWYDFPLWETASGAIGLLLLNYAWWTYWVWQGLKRCFHNPKATLLSKQESYWITGSLTVSLAGFMYPSTDQSVNLTENFQLYLLLQFFFFFLLMSALSPHRQTLQDWARYRYQNNDKATRNLVTDLMKGEQSPAPGAIALNLLSSMIIILPAVIMFPFGNSRLEILSSLIMASTVFLFYASLVQLVLLMKTEKRTLFATIAVASVILIPTILGATLGFPPEFTFLFFPTYEIGAMSAGSIIFTLMMRSLAIIACNVALSSQLKKVGASQSKALYSESKILSQG from the coding sequence AATCCACAACTGGTACGAGAAATTAAAGGACGCTGGAAAGGGCGTAATCTCATTATTGCCGTAGGGGCTTCTGTATTTGCTCAACTTTCAACTTATCTAGTCTTTAATGAGAGAATTCCCTCTCAGGCGGGGCGTATTCATCGCTATTGTGTTGGCACTCCTCCTGAAGACAGTATTAGCCCTGCTCAATTTCACAATCCTCCCAGTAATTATTGTTCCGAAAATGGGGCTGGAGAAATCATAACTAACTGGCAATTATGGTGGTTAGATTTATTCACATTTCTCAGTGTTTCTTTCCTAATTATTCTTTTAGTAGCTGGTACTTATCTCCTAATTACGAATCTTGCTCAAGAAGAACAAAAAGGAACATTAAAATTAGTTCGTCTTAGTCCTCGTTCTGTGGGAAATTTATTAGTTGGGAAAATGTTAGGCACTCCCATTCTAGTTTATAGCGCAATTTTCCTCGCTTTGCCACTTCAGTTTATGGCAGGGGTTTCTGCCGGGATTCCGATTAGCTTAATTTTCGGATTTTATGTGGTTGTGATTGCTAGTTGCGCCTTTTTTTACAGTGTGGCGTTACTTTATGGCTTAGTTAGTACAGGCTTAGGAAATTATCAGGCTTGGTTAGGAACAGGAACCATGTTTTGTTTTCTAATCTTTGCCACTCATCTTGGCCTTGATAATCATCTCGTTAACCACAATACGTTGGACTGGTTGGTTCTATTTTACCCTGGCAAAATTTTACCCTACTTAATTGGACAAACCCCACATTCGTTAGGAACAATTGGCTATTTTCATCTGAAAGAAATGGCAAGTTTGACCTGGTATGATTTTCCACTTTGGGAAACTGCCTCAGGCGCGATCGGGCTTTTACTCTTAAACTACGCATGGTGGACTTATTGGGTTTGGCAAGGGCTGAAACGATGTTTCCATAACCCTAAAGCCACGCTTTTAAGCAAACAGGAAAGCTACTGGATTACCGGAAGTCTTACAGTTTCCCTAGCTGGTTTTATGTATCCCAGTACCGATCAATCTGTTAATTTAACTGAAAACTTCCAATTGTACTTGTTGCTACAATTTTTCTTTTTCTTTTTACTAATGAGTGCCCTTTCTCCTCATCGTCAAACTTTACAAGATTGGGCAAGATATCGTTATCAAAATAATGACAAAGCCACTCGTAACCTCGTAACTGATTTAATGAAAGGAGAACAGAGTCCAGCTCCTGGCGCGATCGCGCTTAATCTCCTCTCCAGCATGATTATTATCCTTCCAGCGGTAATTATGTTTCCCTTCGGCAACAGTCGATTAGAGATCTTAAGCAGTCTCATCATGGCTAGTACTGTCTTTTTATTCTATGCTTCTTTAGTGCAGTTAGTACTGCTGATGAAAACAGAAAAGCGTACCCTCTTCGCTACAATTGCCGTTGCCAGTGTGATATTAATTCCAACAATTCTGGGAGCTACACTTGGCTTTCCCCCTGAGTTTACTTTCCTCTTTTTCCCTACTTACGAGATTGGTGCCATGAGTGCAGGTTCAATTATCTTTACCCTAATGATGCGATCTCTTGCCATTATTGCCTGTAACGTAGCACTCAGTTCTCAACTAAAAAAAGTAGGAGCATCCCAGAGCAAAGCCCTATATTCCGAATCAAAAATCCTTTCCCAAGGTTAA
- the nusG gene encoding transcription termination/antitermination protein NusG: MSFATDNQQQEPNSEQPTDLKPRWYAIQVASGCEKRVKANLEQRSQTLDVADRILQIEIPQTPIVKLRKDGSKQQSQEKVFPGYVLIRMVMDSQTWQVVKNTPNIINFVGAEKQRPYGRGRGHVEPMPLSSSEVERIFRQSEEQEPVVQAKVAVGDKIVVLSGPFKDFEGEVVEVSSERNKLKALLSIFGRETPVELEFNQVEKQG, encoded by the coding sequence ATGAGTTTTGCCACCGATAACCAACAGCAAGAACCTAATTCTGAGCAGCCCACTGATCTCAAACCGAGATGGTATGCTATTCAAGTAGCTTCAGGCTGTGAGAAGCGGGTAAAAGCGAATTTAGAGCAACGAAGTCAAACCCTTGATGTTGCTGATCGCATCTTGCAAATTGAGATCCCGCAAACGCCAATTGTTAAACTACGCAAAGATGGCTCCAAGCAACAAAGCCAAGAGAAAGTTTTTCCAGGGTATGTGTTGATCCGAATGGTCATGGATAGTCAAACCTGGCAAGTGGTCAAAAACACACCCAATATCATTAACTTTGTGGGCGCAGAAAAACAGCGTCCCTATGGGCGAGGACGCGGTCATGTGGAACCGATGCCCTTAAGTTCATCAGAAGTGGAACGTATTTTCCGACAAAGCGAAGAACAAGAACCGGTTGTTCAGGCAAAAGTTGCAGTGGGTGATAAGATCGTAGTTCTTAGTGGACCGTTCAAAGACTTTGAAGGAGAAGTGGTGGAAGTAAGTTCAGAAAGGAATAAACTAAAAGCCCTTCTCTCCATATTTGGACGGGAAACCCCAGTGGAATTGGAATTTAATCAAGTTGAAAAACAAGGCTAA
- the rplK gene encoding 50S ribosomal protein L11: MAKKVVALIKLALPAGKANPAPPVGPALGQHGVNIMAFCKEYNAKTADQAGMVIPVEISVYEDRSFTFTLKTPPAAVLLKKAAGIEKGSSEPNKQKVGAITRQQLQEIAETKMPDLNCNDIEAAMKVVEGTARNMGITLKD, encoded by the coding sequence ATGGCAAAAAAAGTTGTTGCGCTTATTAAATTGGCGCTTCCTGCTGGTAAAGCAAACCCTGCCCCTCCCGTTGGCCCCGCACTAGGGCAACATGGGGTCAATATTATGGCGTTTTGTAAAGAATACAACGCCAAAACCGCTGACCAAGCAGGAATGGTCATTCCCGTTGAAATTTCGGTCTATGAAGATCGCAGTTTTACCTTTACCCTCAAAACTCCTCCTGCTGCAGTTCTCTTGAAAAAAGCAGCTGGCATTGAAAAAGGTTCTAGTGAACCCAATAAACAGAAAGTAGGAGCAATTACCCGTCAGCAATTACAAGAAATTGCTGAAACGAAAATGCCTGACCTTAACTGTAATGACATTGAGGCAGCGATGAAAGTAGTTGAGGGAACCGCTCGTAATATGGGAATTACTCTGAAAGACTAA
- the rplJ gene encoding 50S ribosomal protein L10, whose protein sequence is MGRTLEDKKRVVTELQELLQESQLTVVIDYKGLSVSEIADLRSRLRESGATCKVAKNTLMRRAVDGDEDWQPLQDFLRESSAFLFVKDDLSNAVKAYRDFSKATKKTELRGGVMEGQTLSKEQVDALGDLPSKEELIARIARAINANTTKIATGIKEVPTSLARAIKEVSEKENQDAA, encoded by the coding sequence GTGGGTAGAACACTAGAAGATAAGAAACGGGTTGTCACGGAGTTACAAGAACTCTTACAAGAATCGCAGCTAACAGTTGTGATTGACTATAAAGGGTTATCCGTGTCTGAAATTGCTGATTTACGCAGTCGCCTGCGTGAGTCTGGCGCGACTTGTAAAGTTGCTAAAAACACCCTGATGCGTCGAGCCGTTGATGGGGATGAAGATTGGCAACCGTTACAAGATTTTCTCAGAGAGTCCTCGGCATTTTTATTTGTTAAGGATGATTTGAGTAATGCGGTTAAAGCCTATCGCGACTTTTCTAAAGCCACCAAGAAAACTGAGTTACGTGGTGGCGTGATGGAAGGTCAAACCTTGAGTAAAGAGCAAGTGGATGCACTTGGGGATCTTCCCTCCAAGGAAGAACTCATTGCACGCATTGCTCGGGCTATCAATGCCAATACGACCAAAATTGCCACGGGGATCAAGGAAGTTCCTACTTCTTTGGCACGGGCAATCAAGGAAGTTTCAGAAAAAGAAAACCAAGACGCAGCGTAA
- the pstB gene encoding phosphate ABC transporter ATP-binding protein PstB → MNIDYQYMPKFQNTESKNIELTAENVNVYYGSTLAVKGVNLDIHSHEITAFIGPSGCGKSTMLRCFNRLNDLIPDAKVEGNITFRGQNLYEKKVDPVQVRRHIGMVFQKPNPFAKSIYDNIAFAARVNGFRGKDMDDLVENALRQAALWDEVKDKLKSNGLSLSGGQQQRLCIARAIAIQPEVILMDEPCSALDPISTLSIEQLLLNLKDKYTIIIVTHNMQQASRVSDRTAFFNARATEKGKQGYLVEYSDTKTLFQSPVEEATQQYVTGAFG, encoded by the coding sequence ATGAATATTGATTATCAGTATATGCCTAAATTCCAAAACACAGAATCCAAAAATATTGAACTAACAGCAGAAAACGTTAATGTTTATTATGGTTCTACTTTAGCGGTTAAGGGGGTAAACCTTGATATCCATAGCCATGAAATTACTGCTTTTATTGGGCCTTCTGGTTGCGGTAAAAGTACCATGCTACGATGTTTTAATCGTCTCAATGATTTAATTCCAGACGCTAAAGTAGAAGGAAATATTACTTTCCGAGGGCAAAATTTATACGAAAAAAAGGTTGATCCTGTGCAAGTTCGTCGCCATATTGGGATGGTTTTTCAAAAGCCAAATCCCTTTGCTAAGTCCATTTATGATAACATTGCTTTTGCGGCGCGAGTCAATGGTTTTCGCGGTAAAGATATGGATGATTTGGTGGAAAATGCGTTACGCCAAGCCGCGCTTTGGGATGAGGTCAAAGATAAGTTAAAAAGTAATGGTTTATCCTTATCTGGGGGACAGCAACAACGGTTATGTATTGCTCGCGCGATCGCGATTCAGCCAGAAGTAATTTTAATGGACGAACCCTGTTCTGCACTTGATCCCATTTCTACTCTTAGTATTGAACAGTTATTACTAAACCTTAAAGATAAATATACAATTATTATTGTGACTCACAATATGCAACAAGCTTCTCGGGTATCTGATCGCACTGCCTTTTTTAATGCGAGAGCTACTGAAAAAGGTAAGCAAGGATATCTAGTGGAATATAGTGATACTAAAACTCTTTTCCAAAGCCCTGTGGAAGAGGCTACGCAACAGTATGTTACGGGGGCTTTTGGTTAA
- the rplA gene encoding 50S ribosomal protein L1 yields MAKKLSRRMRELLEKVEDRPYDPQEALALLKETATAKFEETAEAHIRLGIDPKYSDQQLRTTVSFPNGTGQSVRVAVIARGEKVNEATNAGADVAGSEELIQEIQNGRMDFDIVIATPDMMPQVAKLGRVLGPRGLMPSPKGGTVTTELEAAIQEFKAGKQEFRADRAGIVHVMFGKASFSTEDLLVNLKALQETIDRNRPSGAKGKYWRSIYVAASMGPAIEIDIAALRDYKLPEAA; encoded by the coding sequence ATGGCAAAAAAATTATCGCGACGGATGCGAGAGCTATTAGAAAAAGTCGAGGATCGCCCCTATGATCCTCAAGAGGCTCTTGCTTTATTAAAAGAAACTGCAACTGCTAAATTTGAAGAAACAGCGGAAGCTCATATTCGCTTAGGGATTGATCCCAAATATAGTGATCAACAATTAAGAACCACTGTTTCCTTCCCCAATGGAACAGGGCAATCAGTACGAGTCGCCGTCATTGCCCGTGGAGAAAAAGTGAATGAAGCAACCAACGCTGGTGCTGATGTGGCGGGCTCAGAAGAATTAATTCAAGAAATCCAAAACGGTCGTATGGATTTTGATATTGTCATTGCAACCCCTGATATGATGCCTCAAGTGGCAAAATTAGGGCGTGTCTTGGGGCCAAGGGGGTTAATGCCTTCGCCGAAAGGAGGAACAGTCACCACTGAACTCGAAGCAGCCATTCAGGAATTTAAAGCCGGGAAACAAGAGTTCCGCGCTGATCGCGCAGGGATTGTTCATGTTATGTTTGGCAAAGCTTCTTTTTCCACAGAAGACCTATTAGTTAATCTCAAAGCCTTACAAGAAACTATTGATCGTAATCGCCCCTCAGGAGCGAAAGGTAAGTATTGGCGAAGTATTTACGTTGCCGCTAGTATGGGTCCAGCCATTGAAATTGATATTGCTGCCTTGCGCGATTATAAGTTGCCAGAGGCAGCGTAA
- a CDS encoding DUF4089 domain-containing protein, with protein MSLSSMGDNQSSQWDYAAYVEQTAQLLGIEIPEAYQQGVVENMAQLSAIAQQVMEFPLPPNTEIAPVFKP; from the coding sequence ATGTCTTTAAGCTCAATGGGTGATAATCAATCCTCACAATGGGACTATGCTGCTTATGTGGAACAAACTGCACAACTGTTAGGGATCGAAATCCCTGAAGCTTATCAGCAGGGAGTAGTGGAAAACATGGCTCAACTAAGCGCGATCGCGCAACAGGTAATGGAATTTCCTCTCCCACCAAATACTGAAATTGCTCCTGTATTTAAGCCTTAA